The region GCTCTCGTCTTTGGAATGGTGAATCCGACCCAGTTGCTACTAAGCCCTGGGTGTCAGATGTTGAGGGCGCCTTCATAAGTGTTGGGTGTCCGGACTAGTACAAAGCAATGATCGCCATGAATCAGCTGTGAAAAAGGGGAAAGACATAGTGGAACACCATCACTGCTCTATTGAACGAAGACGAAGTGAGGGCCATGTCTTGGGCCTAATTTGTGGAGAGGTTTGAGGCATAATATGTGCCTAAGGTGGAGTAGCAGCGGATGCagcaagagttcatggccttacAGCAGACTACCGAATCTGTTAGTGACCTGAAGGCCAAGTTCTTGGAGATGCTATCTTTTTGCCCCTCGTTTGCTGGGAACGCGGCCTGGTTAGTCAGCCGGTACACGGCCATCCTACGTATCGAGATTCGGGAATTCATTAGCATGCAGGAGTTCTCGACTTTATCTGCGATCATGAATGTAGCGAGCaggagggaaatcgagttgcagACCCAGTCCAAGAGGAAGGCCAATGACACCTCTTCCAAGACTTCCAGAGATGCCCAGAAAACGCAAAAGCAGGGTAGTAAGTCAAGGTATGAGTATAGGACGTCTTCAGGGCGAGAAAAATATGTTGATATGCTACAACTGCAAAAAGCCAGGGCATCATTGGAAGAATTGTAGGGATCCCCCTGCGAGTGCAGTACCTCATATTACTTCTGCAGTTCCCGTCTGCTATCACTGCAACGAGACGGGACACAAGAAGCCTGAATGCCCGAAGTTGAAGACTGGTAAAGGAGACATGGGTACAAATCCTGCAATTGCATCATCCTCTAAGGGAACCACCGTGGTGACACGAGGTCGTGCTCACCAGATGACTGTGGAGGAGCCGGTGATTACAACGACAGTGGCAGACACTTATTTGCTAGATTCCAAGCCcgatgttgttatgtttgatagcgGTGCTACCCATTCTTTTGTATCTCACACGTTTATTAATCGTTTGGGGCGTAGTATCGGAAAATTGGCTCACCCAATGGTTGTCGATGTTGTCGACAACCGCACTATTTATGTCACTGATGTTTATCGGGGTTACACTCTCGAGTTTTCTGGAGTTTAATTCCCCATTGATCTTATCCCTATTGCGATGCGAGAGCTCTGCGtgatcgtaggcatggattggcttgatgcgtttgatgcggaaatccactgtcgtaagaagcaagttcgtgttcgaaaccctagaggtggagaacttattattcagggggacattccccgcctggctatggcttcttgctcttctgctatagcactggacgacgttcctatcgtttccgacttcaacgatgtctttccggaggaactCCCTGGCTTTCCACCTAttcggcaagtggagtttcgcattgatttggtgccaggtgcgactccggtagcgaaatctccttaccgcttggcaccacctaaaatgaaagagctccaagatcaacttcaagAACTAAGTGATAAAGGGTTCATACGGCTAAGCTGCTCGCCTTGGGGTGCTCctattctctttgtgaagaagaaag is a window of Lactuca sativa cultivar Salinas chromosome 1, Lsat_Salinas_v11, whole genome shotgun sequence DNA encoding:
- the LOC128127574 gene encoding uncharacterized protein LOC128127574, whose product is MLICYNCKKPGHHWKNCRDPPASAVPHITSAVPVCYHCNETGHKKPECPKLKTGKGDMGTNPAIASSSKGTTVVTRGRAHQMTVEEPVITTTVADTYLLDSKPDVVMFDSGATHSFVSHTFINRLGRSIGKLAHPMVVDVVDNRTIYVTDVYRGYTLEFSGV